In one window of Armatimonadia bacterium DNA:
- a CDS encoding VWA domain-containing protein has product MPGYFSWQNPSLLRWLWLLPPLAALVWFAVVQREWTLRTFLGARYVPADWRWHRRRRLLKGALVVCAIGLLIVAIARPRIGSEVQKVKRVGADVVFVIDTSDSMLAQDVSPSRLEAAKEAALALVGRLEGDRIGVVVFAGSAYMYSPLTLDHDAVSMFVSSIERGSAPAPGTALDGALGSAVRLLSKAEAKYRAIVLFTDGEDQDENDRIPSLQKAHSEGIRVHVVGLGGTQGEPIHLPAEEAATPDANSPEGMLDQLFGTAKPSQSSSAFKRDAEGKVVMTKLNEKLLARIAREGDGVLVRSSASGTNIDRIYQAIGGMEGAVAGTYQFTQYAERFQWPLGIALVLLILEMLISHAPANGGGQSNGTSKPSE; this is encoded by the coding sequence ATGCCCGGTTATTTCTCGTGGCAAAACCCGTCTCTCCTGCGCTGGTTGTGGCTACTGCCACCGCTGGCTGCCCTCGTGTGGTTCGCCGTCGTCCAGCGCGAGTGGACCCTGCGAACCTTCCTGGGCGCCCGCTACGTGCCGGCCGACTGGCGCTGGCATCGTCGCCGACGACTCCTCAAGGGTGCGCTGGTGGTCTGCGCGATCGGCCTCCTGATCGTCGCCATAGCACGCCCGCGCATCGGCTCCGAGGTCCAGAAGGTCAAGCGCGTCGGCGCCGACGTGGTGTTCGTCATCGACACCAGCGATAGCATGTTGGCGCAGGACGTGAGCCCGAGCCGCCTCGAAGCGGCCAAGGAAGCTGCGCTCGCCCTGGTGGGACGTCTCGAAGGTGACCGGATTGGGGTCGTCGTCTTTGCGGGCAGCGCCTACATGTACTCTCCGCTAACCCTTGACCACGACGCCGTGAGCATGTTCGTCTCGAGCATCGAACGCGGTTCGGCGCCGGCGCCCGGGACCGCCCTTGATGGCGCCCTGGGCTCGGCGGTGCGCCTCCTGAGCAAGGCCGAGGCGAAGTACCGCGCCATCGTGCTTTTCACCGATGGGGAAGACCAGGACGAGAATGATCGGATTCCCTCGCTACAGAAGGCTCACTCTGAGGGGATTCGGGTCCATGTGGTCGGCCTGGGAGGCACCCAGGGCGAACCCATCCACCTCCCGGCGGAGGAAGCTGCGACCCCGGACGCGAACTCGCCCGAGGGAATGCTGGACCAGCTCTTCGGTACCGCGAAACCGTCCCAGTCTTCCTCGGCCTTCAAGCGCGACGCCGAGGGCAAGGTCGTCATGACCAAACTCAACGAGAAGCTCCTCGCCCGAATCGCCAGGGAGGGCGACGGGGTTTTAGTCCGCAGCTCGGCCAGTGGCACCAACATCGACCGCATCTATCAGGCCATCGGGGGGATGGAGGGCGCTGTGGCCGGCACCTACCAGTTCACGCAGTATGCCGAGCGCTTCCAGTGGCCGCTGGGGATCGCCCTGGTGCTGCTGATCCTGGAGATGCTCATCTCGCATGCCCCCGCCAACGGAGGAGGTCAGAGCAATGGCACGAGCAAACCGTCCGAGTAG
- a CDS encoding tetratricopeptide repeat protein, with protein sequence MARANRPSRTRRLVLALAVVLSLPLVLGFSLPGEFARLMNAGDHSYAKGKFKEALARYTQASQLRPEDPQALFNRAAGQFRVSSYQKALADNDQAAQRAQGKLREYAEYNAGNCLYKMQRLDDAIERYKRALTLDPDDLWAKHNLEMAMRQKNQQKDKQQQQQQNQNQQKSSQKQDQNQQDKPQNNPSQDQQNQQQQPEQKPQDQPKQQQPSQADQQPLNEQEAAQLLSSLSRDDAELQKSIRRAPLTPERPTSKDW encoded by the coding sequence ATGGCACGAGCAAACCGTCCGAGTAGGACGCGTCGGCTGGTCCTCGCGTTGGCGGTCGTCCTGAGCCTACCTCTGGTGCTGGGCTTCAGCCTTCCCGGCGAGTTCGCGCGCCTCATGAACGCCGGCGACCACTCCTACGCAAAGGGCAAGTTCAAGGAAGCCCTTGCCCGGTACACTCAGGCCTCCCAGCTTCGCCCTGAGGATCCGCAGGCGCTGTTCAACCGTGCAGCAGGCCAGTTCCGGGTCTCGAGCTACCAGAAGGCGCTGGCCGACAACGACCAGGCCGCCCAACGAGCGCAGGGGAAACTTCGCGAGTACGCCGAGTACAATGCAGGGAACTGCCTCTACAAGATGCAGCGCCTGGACGACGCCATCGAGCGGTACAAGCGGGCCCTCACCCTCGATCCGGACGACCTGTGGGCCAAGCACAACCTTGAGATGGCGATGCGCCAGAAGAACCAGCAGAAGGACAAACAGCAGCAACAGCAGCAGAACCAGAATCAGCAGAAGTCGTCCCAGAAACAGGACCAGAACCAGCAGGACAAGCCGCAGAACAACCCGTCCCAGGACCAGCAGAACCAGCAGCAACAACCCGAGCAGAAGCCGCAGGACCAGCCCAAACAGCAGCAACCCTCGCAGGCAGATCAGCAGCCGCTGAACGAGCAGGAGGCTGCACAGCTCCTGAGCTCGCTGTCCCGCGACGACGCCGAGCTTCAGAAGTCCATCCGCCGTGCGCCACTCACGCCTGAGCGCCCGACCAGCAAGGACTGGTAG
- a CDS encoding BatD family protein, with amino-acid sequence MNAVPGRDNPAPGTCRHLATPVLLSLLVLVLSLPALAEPSFQAEVDRNSLSTDDVLFLSVTLTLSGGDDGGEPELSPTKDFAVLGTPQRQDGYSMVNTQITRYSQRVFTLQPRRTGMLTVPSATVTVNGKTLHTAPIRVEVTKGSAASVAPASPSSSSGRAPFEGNPDFAIQVRADRRELYVNEQLLLSVDYYTGVPVPEDLGQRTPIAEGFVAESLTSPRPEHVVVNNMDYGRLTRRWALFAASPGKKTVSAAPETIATTMSSATREYRSNTLEISVKPLPTPPEGTHFSGAVGSFTVQLQAEKQQVKAGEGLTVRVIVDGVGNLRSVSAPPLDLGDACKVYASGENRKVEPRSLGSREAIGGRAEFEYLVVPRRSGTLEIPALSFAYFNPDSGRYETTRSDPARVNVTPGEVLQEPAATSQEATLRHIHAEHPRLVSRSPRAVIPFVLLVALICVGSVVWAGWRRIDTDRRLADPLRARSLVAGRAARKALAAAEAASGESFYEELGDGVYRYLADKFGLPTAGVYGEALREALLQHGVDASLAEAARDLVATCHRCRYAPAGMADTPREQALAQARQLLDALEQGVRS; translated from the coding sequence GTGAATGCCGTTCCCGGCCGCGACAATCCGGCTCCCGGAACCTGTCGGCACCTTGCCACTCCGGTGTTGCTGAGCCTTCTTGTGCTGGTCCTTTCGCTGCCGGCCCTAGCCGAGCCGAGCTTCCAGGCGGAGGTCGATCGCAACAGCCTGTCCACCGATGATGTGCTGTTTCTCTCTGTCACCCTCACCCTCTCGGGCGGCGACGATGGGGGAGAGCCGGAGCTTTCGCCCACCAAAGACTTCGCCGTCCTCGGCACACCGCAGCGTCAGGACGGCTACAGCATGGTGAACACGCAGATCACCCGCTACTCCCAGCGCGTCTTCACCCTTCAGCCACGACGAACCGGAATGCTGACCGTTCCTTCCGCGACCGTGACCGTCAACGGCAAGACACTCCACACCGCGCCGATTCGCGTCGAGGTCACCAAGGGCAGTGCGGCCTCCGTCGCGCCTGCGTCTCCCTCTTCCTCCTCGGGTCGCGCACCTTTCGAGGGGAACCCGGACTTCGCCATCCAGGTCCGTGCGGACCGGCGTGAGCTCTACGTGAACGAGCAGCTTCTCCTGAGCGTGGACTACTACACGGGAGTGCCGGTGCCCGAGGACCTGGGACAACGGACGCCGATCGCCGAAGGGTTCGTCGCGGAGTCCCTTACCAGTCCCCGTCCGGAGCATGTCGTGGTCAACAATATGGATTACGGGCGACTGACCCGGCGCTGGGCGCTCTTCGCAGCCTCCCCGGGGAAGAAGACGGTCAGTGCGGCTCCGGAGACCATCGCCACCACGATGAGCTCGGCCACCCGCGAATACCGCAGCAACACCCTTGAGATCAGCGTGAAACCGCTCCCGACGCCGCCCGAAGGAACCCACTTCAGCGGAGCCGTCGGCTCCTTCACCGTCCAGCTTCAGGCCGAGAAGCAGCAGGTGAAGGCCGGCGAGGGTCTCACTGTGCGCGTCATCGTCGATGGTGTGGGCAACCTGCGATCGGTCAGTGCGCCGCCCCTCGACCTGGGAGACGCCTGCAAGGTGTACGCCTCGGGCGAGAATCGCAAGGTTGAGCCCCGCTCGCTGGGGTCGCGCGAGGCAATCGGCGGCCGAGCGGAGTTCGAGTACCTGGTCGTCCCGCGACGCTCGGGAACTCTGGAGATCCCTGCGCTGAGCTTCGCTTACTTCAACCCTGACTCGGGGCGCTATGAGACCACGCGCAGCGATCCGGCGCGGGTCAACGTCACTCCCGGTGAGGTCCTCCAAGAGCCCGCCGCGACCTCGCAGGAGGCGACGCTTCGCCATATCCATGCCGAGCACCCGCGGCTCGTGTCGCGCTCACCACGCGCGGTCATACCCTTCGTCCTACTGGTGGCCCTGATCTGTGTGGGCAGCGTAGTGTGGGCGGGCTGGCGGCGGATCGACACCGATCGACGCCTCGCGGATCCGCTCAGGGCAAGGTCGCTCGTAGCTGGAAGGGCTGCACGGAAGGCCCTGGCGGCTGCGGAGGCAGCCTCCGGCGAGAGCTTCTACGAGGAACTCGGCGACGGCGTCTACCGCTATCTGGCCGACAAGTTCGGGCTACCAACGGCCGGCGTCTATGGAGAGGCACTTCGTGAAGCCCTCCTGCAGCACGGTGTTGATGCTTCGCTTGCGGAGGCCGCCCGTGATCTTGTCGCCACCTGCCATCGGTGTCGGTATGCCCCGGCCGGGATGGCCGACACGCCTCGAGAGCAGGCTCTGGCGCAGGCACGGCAGCTCCTTGACGCCCTGGAACAGGGGGTGCGCTCATGA
- a CDS encoding tetratricopeptide repeat protein yields MRRVRPCVRPSAFAILLTLGVCLSYSAPALAADPSAQFQEANRLYNAADFAGAAAVYQQLAESGQAGADVWYNLGNCYAQEQQYGRALAAYQAGCRVAPRDPDLLNNIAQVQTLRGDVPPVVPASWLGALSSGVLSRFTLNETIVGTLLLLMLCAALALAYLLRIGRPRRVLVALGGCGLLLVLAVSACTGKYLREYVHPIGFVAVSQAGLRSGPGEHFESAGSLADGTQLDITGESGQWFEVRRPEGHRAWITKAEVARY; encoded by the coding sequence ATGAGGCGGGTGCGCCCTTGCGTACGGCCAAGCGCTTTCGCGATTCTGCTGACCCTTGGTGTCTGCCTGTCATACTCAGCCCCGGCCCTGGCCGCAGACCCGTCCGCGCAGTTCCAGGAGGCCAACCGCCTTTACAACGCTGCAGACTTCGCCGGTGCTGCCGCGGTCTATCAGCAGCTTGCAGAATCGGGTCAGGCGGGCGCCGACGTCTGGTACAACCTCGGTAACTGCTATGCCCAGGAGCAGCAGTATGGCCGTGCGCTGGCTGCGTACCAGGCTGGTTGCCGTGTTGCTCCACGCGATCCAGACCTGCTCAACAACATCGCTCAGGTCCAGACGCTACGCGGCGATGTTCCGCCCGTGGTCCCTGCCTCGTGGCTCGGGGCGCTGTCTTCGGGAGTGTTGTCCCGTTTCACCCTCAACGAGACGATTGTGGGGACGCTTCTGCTCCTGATGCTCTGCGCGGCGCTCGCTCTGGCCTACCTTCTGCGCATCGGGCGGCCACGACGCGTCCTGGTGGCCCTTGGCGGCTGTGGCCTTCTGCTGGTACTCGCCGTGAGCGCCTGCACGGGGAAGTACCTGCGCGAGTACGTTCACCCCATCGGGTTCGTCGCGGTTTCGCAAGCCGGCCTGCGCTCTGGTCCCGGCGAGCACTTCGAGAGTGCCGGTTCGCTGGCCGACGGTACCCAACTGGACATCACAGGCGAGTCCGGCCAGTGGTTTGAGGTCAGAAGGCCGGAAGGACATCGTGCGTGGATCACGAAAGCCGAGGTAGCCAGGTACTAG
- a CDS encoding EamA family transporter has protein sequence MEPYYYVVAGVLLQGLSPVLTKMLLQHGLSSETVVTARYLLAVLVLLPFGVPSMGWRTPAGPPRPRDWAALILVGALGSGVGALLFTAALRYSSAGIVNSISKTAPIFVAFLGYLTLRERISTSRLLLVGAMVGADLLIGVGELAYGQAEVRTRLLGDLLALLAGITRATSEILAKGALRRFAPSTVTLWRFLSGLLVTGGVALYTNTWRGLLQLGLSDFGLLLLLGVVCTAVSMYLYYRGTAAIPVHVAVSLRILGAIVTVVLSWVLLGETLNLYHVMGMGLLISGAYLLVLRTAREEPAPAAEAGETTAAPPTMARPERIRVRLTLLVSAFLVATVALSTGLSVRHANQMVQEQTRLTMGKVASVLVQLANLEDPPSRQAIQQYLSRVVRHRIENEAYSVEIVYIAMIGPTGGLVAFALNEDLALVDANGNPYRVGDADAVRRLLAMADNGQLALSNDIIPVSAVLTRPGDDTGPLATVEIGCKRSIANRVIAESVARSTVMVLLLTALGVLLAARSVRRFTHPIERIAAAMQRMSGGELDLPLYSEGHGEIRQIGDSLQTMRDNLQMGGAVRHALVRYITNQITAGGAPVQAQATDAPFGAALLFVEVPRVPASGQPLGLKALSDFVDRTVAVVLRNDGQILTYADGFLVIRWPTEGEEDLLWAVLASQSIKEALSPSLAALGAVSRLGLAVATTEDQNESTSLLEAVRKRTLGQQPVTQPGAHVLLSERVALLVDPYVVARRRGEEPVWQLIGIAEEPALEDLGDLEGT, from the coding sequence CTGGAGCCCTACTACTACGTCGTTGCGGGTGTCTTGCTGCAGGGCCTCTCACCGGTCCTGACCAAGATGCTCTTGCAGCACGGCCTCTCCAGCGAGACGGTGGTCACCGCTCGCTATCTTCTAGCCGTTCTCGTGCTGCTCCCCTTCGGCGTTCCGAGCATGGGGTGGCGTACGCCTGCAGGACCACCTAGACCCCGCGACTGGGCAGCTCTCATTCTGGTCGGCGCACTCGGGTCCGGCGTCGGTGCGCTGCTCTTTACGGCGGCCCTGAGGTACTCCTCTGCCGGCATCGTCAACTCCATCTCCAAGACCGCGCCGATCTTCGTCGCCTTCCTCGGCTACCTGACCTTGCGTGAACGCATCAGCACTTCGCGCCTCCTGCTTGTGGGCGCGATGGTCGGGGCCGACCTACTGATCGGCGTCGGTGAGCTGGCCTACGGACAGGCCGAGGTCCGGACGCGACTCCTGGGCGACCTGCTCGCCTTGCTGGCCGGGATCACCCGCGCCACCTCGGAGATACTCGCCAAGGGTGCACTCCGGCGCTTTGCTCCCTCTACCGTGACCTTGTGGCGTTTCCTCAGCGGCCTACTCGTCACCGGCGGCGTTGCCCTCTACACGAACACCTGGCGCGGTCTTCTGCAGCTTGGCCTGTCTGACTTCGGCTTGCTGCTCCTCCTGGGAGTCGTCTGCACTGCGGTCTCCATGTACCTATACTACCGCGGGACGGCGGCGATCCCGGTGCACGTGGCCGTCAGTCTGCGAATCCTCGGCGCCATCGTCACCGTGGTGCTGTCCTGGGTCCTCCTCGGCGAAACCCTCAACCTGTACCACGTGATGGGGATGGGCCTGCTCATCTCCGGGGCGTACCTGCTGGTCCTTCGCACAGCGCGCGAAGAGCCGGCACCAGCAGCCGAGGCGGGGGAGACAACTGCTGCGCCGCCGACAATGGCTCGTCCCGAGCGCATCAGGGTCCGCCTAACTCTGCTCGTCTCGGCCTTTCTCGTCGCCACCGTTGCCCTCTCGACGGGTCTCTCTGTGCGCCACGCAAACCAGATGGTTCAGGAGCAGACCAGGCTGACCATGGGCAAGGTCGCGTCAGTCCTCGTGCAGCTTGCGAACCTGGAGGACCCGCCGTCGCGCCAGGCCATCCAGCAGTACCTGAGCCGAGTAGTCCGCCACCGTATAGAGAATGAGGCCTATTCGGTCGAGATCGTCTATATCGCCATGATCGGGCCGACCGGAGGCCTGGTCGCCTTCGCCCTCAACGAAGACTTGGCCCTGGTCGATGCAAATGGGAACCCCTACCGTGTCGGGGATGCCGACGCGGTGCGCCGTCTGCTCGCTATGGCCGACAACGGTCAGCTCGCGCTCAGCAACGACATCATCCCGGTATCGGCGGTCCTTACCCGCCCGGGCGACGACACCGGCCCTCTCGCGACGGTGGAGATCGGGTGCAAACGCAGCATCGCCAACCGCGTGATCGCCGAAAGTGTGGCACGAAGCACCGTGATGGTGCTCCTTCTCACCGCCCTTGGAGTGCTTCTCGCAGCACGGAGCGTCAGACGCTTCACGCACCCAATCGAGCGCATCGCGGCGGCCATGCAGAGGATGTCCGGCGGCGAACTAGACCTGCCGCTGTACTCTGAGGGGCACGGGGAGATCCGCCAGATCGGCGACTCCCTTCAGACCATGCGCGACAACCTGCAGATGGGTGGCGCAGTAAGGCACGCCCTGGTGCGCTACATAACCAACCAGATCACCGCCGGGGGCGCGCCGGTGCAGGCGCAGGCGACCGACGCCCCCTTTGGAGCCGCTCTGCTCTTTGTCGAGGTTCCGCGGGTGCCTGCTTCCGGCCAGCCGCTGGGCCTCAAGGCGCTTTCCGACTTCGTCGACCGCACCGTTGCCGTCGTCCTTCGCAACGACGGCCAGATACTCACCTACGCCGACGGCTTCCTCGTGATCCGCTGGCCGACGGAGGGGGAAGAGGACCTGCTCTGGGCTGTCCTGGCTTCCCAGTCCATCAAGGAGGCACTCTCGCCGTCTCTGGCCGCCCTGGGAGCCGTCTCCCGGCTTGGCCTGGCGGTCGCCACGACCGAGGACCAGAACGAGAGCACCTCGCTGCTTGAGGCGGTCCGCAAGCGCACCCTTGGGCAGCAGCCGGTGACGCAGCCGGGCGCCCACGTGCTGCTGAGCGAGCGTGTCGCCCTCCTGGTGGACCCCTACGTCGTCGCCCGGCGGCGCGGTGAGGAGCCGGTGTGGCAGCTAATCGGCATCGCCGAAGAGCCGGCTCTCGAAGATCTGGGCGATCTTGAGGGCACCTGA
- a CDS encoding extracellular solute-binding protein, protein MPRLRVVSLAAILGLLCLVLLLTGCPKPTEQEPIRVVVSDDSQSRDERPSGASVAELAKREGELAWYTSLPDEPAQKFLEQFERKYPGITARCVRESTFDIIQRIQSEIDNGKVLADVVHVLDVAPFVKLKKQGQLLRYESPEERSIPPQYKDPGIWSALRCVALCMAYDPNRVPDSEAPRTWTSLLDDRWRGKIALKDAQTAGSAYAHYYFLRELYGVSYWRSMAARSPKIFKTAEESMKALKSGDVAIVAGAMDYTIHDENAPDTPIRAAWPTDGVPLMPGPVAILRSAPHPNAARLFMDFALSEEGQRALRDLLGAYSVRSDVPPPEGSPNLKDLHILAPAGGWDQYALSQDTLKAEYTGLFHPGSE, encoded by the coding sequence ATGCCCAGACTGCGCGTGGTCAGTCTCGCCGCGATTCTCGGTCTCCTCTGTCTGGTCCTCTTGCTGACCGGCTGCCCCAAGCCGACTGAGCAAGAGCCGATCCGCGTTGTCGTGAGCGATGACAGCCAGTCGCGGGACGAGCGTCCCTCCGGGGCCAGTGTCGCCGAACTGGCCAAGCGCGAGGGCGAACTGGCGTGGTACACGTCTCTGCCCGACGAGCCGGCCCAGAAGTTCCTCGAGCAGTTTGAACGCAAGTACCCGGGCATCACCGCGCGATGCGTGCGCGAATCCACCTTCGACATCATCCAGCGCATCCAGTCTGAGATCGACAACGGCAAGGTGCTGGCTGACGTTGTGCACGTTCTTGACGTCGCGCCCTTCGTCAAGCTCAAAAAGCAGGGACAGCTACTGCGCTACGAGTCCCCCGAGGAGCGCTCCATCCCGCCCCAGTACAAGGACCCCGGGATCTGGTCCGCCTTGCGCTGCGTAGCCCTCTGCATGGCTTACGATCCGAACCGCGTCCCTGATTCGGAGGCGCCGCGGACCTGGACCTCCTTGCTCGATGACCGATGGCGGGGCAAGATCGCGCTCAAAGACGCGCAGACGGCCGGCTCGGCCTACGCGCACTACTACTTCCTGCGCGAGCTCTACGGCGTTTCCTACTGGCGGTCGATGGCAGCGCGTAGCCCCAAAATCTTCAAAACTGCCGAAGAAAGTATGAAAGCTCTCAAGAGCGGTGACGTCGCCATCGTCGCCGGTGCCATGGACTACACCATCCATGACGAGAACGCGCCGGACACACCAATAAGAGCGGCCTGGCCGACCGATGGGGTGCCGCTCATGCCTGGACCGGTGGCCATTCTACGGTCCGCGCCGCACCCGAACGCCGCTCGACTGTTCATGGACTTCGCACTCTCGGAGGAGGGCCAGAGGGCCCTGCGGGACCTCCTGGGAGCCTATTCGGTGCGGTCCGACGTGCCGCCGCCTGAGGGATCCCCGAACCTCAAGGACCTGCATATCCTGGCCCCGGCCGGTGGGTGGGACCAGTACGCGCTCAGCCAGGATACCTTGAAGGCCGAGTACACCGGCCTGTTCCATCCAGGCTCTGAGTAG
- the nifU gene encoding Fe-S cluster assembly scaffold protein NifU: MYSEKVMEHFQNPRNMGEIEDPDGVGDVGNPKCGDMMRLTLKIDPGTQTITDIKFKTFGCGAAIATSSMITELVKGKTLDEALRVSNKTVVEALGGLPPVKMHCSVLAEQGIAAAMIDYFKRHPEHTPPPGLLEKAARLEKLDPHGWPDEI, encoded by the coding sequence ATGTATTCAGAAAAGGTCATGGAGCACTTCCAGAATCCGCGCAACATGGGCGAGATCGAGGACCCGGACGGCGTGGGCGACGTCGGTAACCCCAAGTGTGGGGACATGATGCGCCTGACGCTGAAGATCGACCCGGGAACCCAGACCATAACGGACATCAAGTTCAAAACCTTCGGCTGCGGCGCAGCGATTGCGACCAGTTCGATGATCACTGAGCTCGTGAAGGGCAAGACCCTTGACGAGGCCCTGCGAGTCAGCAACAAGACCGTCGTGGAGGCCCTCGGAGGGCTGCCGCCGGTCAAGATGCACTGCTCGGTGTTGGCTGAACAGGGCATCGCGGCAGCCATGATCGACTACTTCAAGCGGCATCCCGAGCACACGCCGCCGCCAGGGCTGTTGGAGAAGGCTGCGCGGCTTGAGAAGCTGGATCCGCACGGTTGGCCCGACGAGATCTAG
- a CDS encoding sugar phosphate isomerase/epimerase family protein — protein sequence MTQAEHKLDRRIGMVSARLEHLLRIESYGLQRIELVILHREEEQATREALKRMGAEISVHCPLFRDCGLDDYPLHASVFDTDEERRQRSLALMERELVQAAELGARHLVVHLQRAVGVLDEPVPPGWTEQRALEVATEGALRLVEVARQVGVPLHFENMMGQPLLCRPEHYRALMEALPADLTSICLDVGHAAFDGAKYGFEVEEFARALAPRIGSLHVYNNQVASDFDFATLREEGRLRKYPAHPDHDAEAGWIDLERVLGAVLATNPEALVTFEVYFSLDVDREVTRAGLEWIERVCRKWWPETRSS from the coding sequence ATGACGCAAGCAGAGCACAAACTGGACCGCCGCATCGGAATGGTCTCCGCCAGACTTGAGCACCTCCTCCGCATCGAGAGCTACGGGCTCCAGCGGATCGAGTTGGTCATCCTGCACCGCGAGGAGGAGCAGGCGACCCGCGAGGCGCTGAAGCGAATGGGTGCGGAGATCAGCGTTCACTGCCCACTGTTCCGCGACTGCGGCCTGGATGACTACCCCCTGCATGCCTCGGTCTTTGACACCGATGAGGAGCGACGCCAACGGTCGCTGGCGCTGATGGAGCGCGAACTTGTTCAGGCCGCGGAGCTAGGCGCACGACACCTGGTTGTGCACCTGCAGCGGGCTGTCGGTGTCCTGGATGAGCCTGTGCCGCCGGGATGGACCGAGCAGCGGGCTCTTGAGGTGGCGACCGAGGGCGCATTGCGGCTGGTCGAGGTAGCCAGGCAGGTCGGGGTGCCGCTTCACTTCGAGAACATGATGGGGCAGCCGCTTCTGTGCCGGCCTGAGCACTATAGGGCCCTGATGGAGGCCCTGCCGGCCGACCTGACGAGCATCTGCCTCGATGTGGGCCATGCCGCCTTCGATGGGGCGAAGTACGGGTTCGAGGTCGAGGAGTTCGCCAGGGCTTTGGCACCACGCATCGGCTCCCTGCATGTGTACAACAACCAGGTGGCCTCAGACTTCGATTTCGCGACGCTACGTGAGGAGGGGCGGCTGCGGAAGTACCCAGCGCACCCGGACCACGACGCAGAGGCCGGCTGGATCGACCTGGAGCGCGTCCTTGGGGCGGTTCTCGCGACGAATCCCGAGGCGCTGGTGACCTTCGAGGTGTACTTCTCACTGGATGTAGACCGCGAGGTCACGCGTGCGGGGCTCGAGTGGATCGAGAGGGTCTGCCGCAAGTGGTGGCCGGAGACTCGGTCGTCCTAG
- a CDS encoding Gfo/Idh/MocA family oxidoreductase produces the protein MSAVRVGFVGAGMMAQVAHIPGFQQASGSEVVAIASTRPQLLAQVADRFAIPRRYESHRELAADPDIDLAAVIAPPELNVAYCLDLLEAGKHVFCEKPVALCVADAQRLADAAKANGRQLMVGFMKRSDAGVQAAKALVDQWLETGEAGKFIYARAHSFTGGDWLGNIASLLPTLKTDEPTTPKQRTKGPDWLPERYGKEPLTFASAYYAFNHVHSHDMDLLNHFLGSDFEVVYADWSRPARLALFDFAGKQATLEIGGPMPNNRWDEEIKLYFEHGWVNVQLPPPMLINVPATVEVYRMTGQQELADVRAPYSWSFLRQAQNAVDVVAGDAEPICTIEDGVAQLRMTEAIFRALPA, from the coding sequence ATGTCCGCTGTACGTGTTGGTTTCGTTGGCGCTGGGATGATGGCCCAGGTCGCCCACATCCCAGGCTTCCAGCAAGCTTCGGGGAGCGAGGTCGTCGCTATCGCCTCAACGCGCCCGCAGCTCCTGGCCCAAGTCGCAGACCGCTTCGCAATCCCGCGGCGTTACGAGTCGCATCGGGAACTTGCCGCAGACCCTGACATCGATCTTGCCGCCGTGATCGCGCCCCCGGAGCTGAACGTCGCCTACTGTCTTGACCTACTTGAGGCCGGCAAGCACGTGTTCTGTGAGAAGCCCGTCGCCCTGTGCGTAGCGGATGCGCAGCGCCTCGCGGACGCAGCCAAGGCCAATGGCCGACAGTTGATGGTCGGGTTCATGAAGCGCAGCGATGCCGGCGTCCAGGCTGCCAAGGCCCTCGTGGACCAGTGGCTCGAGACCGGCGAAGCGGGCAAGTTCATCTATGCTCGCGCCCACTCCTTCACCGGCGGAGACTGGCTGGGGAACATCGCCAGCCTCCTCCCCACTCTCAAGACCGACGAACCGACGACCCCGAAGCAGCGCACCAAGGGGCCCGACTGGCTGCCGGAGCGCTACGGCAAGGAACCCCTGACCTTCGCCAGCGCCTACTACGCCTTCAACCACGTCCACAGCCACGACATGGACCTGCTGAACCACTTCCTGGGCAGTGACTTTGAGGTCGTCTACGCCGACTGGAGCCGACCCGCCCGTCTCGCCCTCTTTGACTTCGCGGGCAAGCAGGCAACCCTGGAGATCGGCGGCCCCATGCCCAACAACCGCTGGGACGAGGAGATCAAGCTCTACTTCGAGCATGGCTGGGTGAACGTCCAGCTTCCACCGCCGATGCTCATCAACGTTCCCGCCACGGTGGAGGTCTACCGAATGACCGGCCAGCAGGAGCTTGCCGACGTGCGCGCTCCCTACAGCTGGTCCTTCCTGCGCCAGGCCCAGAACGCGGTGGACGTGGTCGCCGGAGACGCTGAGCCGATCTGCACGATTGAGGACGGCGTAGCCCAACTGCGCATGACCGAGGCCATCTTCCGCGCCTTGCCCGCCTGA